CGGCCTGCGAGGGTTTCTCGCCCCCACCGTTCTTGAAGGTCTGCCAGTGGTGACACTCGATCAATGAGCCCAGCGGTTGACTCACATGCCCCGTGGCGGCGAACGCCGCGAGTCCCGCGTGCGCGGCATACCTGCCGACCTCCTCGAAGAAGTACTCGAAGGCAGCGTGAACCGCCACGAGGTAGAGATCGCCGTCCCGGAGGTCGCTGTCGCTCGGAGACGCGGACGGGGGGCGACCAAACGCCCGTCGTAGTTCAAGAACCCGCTCTGCTAGCGCTGCCACGGCGATAACGTGTCGAGGCACGGCTAAGCCCTCGGAAGATCAACTTCGGGTAGTACCGTCGCCAGCCGGTCTCCCCAGATTGCGAGCCGCCCTCGGACGGCGCTCACCGACTTCGTCGTCGCTACTAGGAAATCCGAGAAAGTCGGGTCTGTTCGACAGAGGTCCTCGAACGCTGCCTTGACGGCAGAGCCAGACTCGAGAGCTGCCGCTGCGACGTCCCTGTGCTGGAAGTACCACGCCATAACGTCGAGGACTGCGCGGTTCCTGCGCGTCTCGTATCCCCGATAGCTCGGGCGCTTGAAGGCATCGCGCCCGAAGATCTCGTGGGTGGTCTCGACAGCGCGGTCGAGGCCATCAGCCAGATCCGACACGTCACTCGCCCACGTGCGCCATTCGCGGTTTCCGAACTCGCACGTTTCATCCAGGAAGCGCCTCAAGTTGCCTCGGTAGTCTTCGAGGCGGAGCGAGAGCCCAATGTGCCGGATGAGTATTTCGGCGTCGCGCATCCGGAAGTCTGGGTCCTTGATGTTCAGGAATCGCTTAATCCCCGGACTCTCCGTGGAGCGCTGCATCACAAACTCCATGAAGGGACCGGGATGCAACGCGCGACGTAGTTCTTGAGGCGAGAGGCCCACAACATTGAAGTTGAGCCTAAGGAAGGTCAGGTAGAGCAGAGACTCATTCTGCCAGTCCCTTAGAACGACTGCGCGGATAGCCTGATTCTCGAGCGCGGCTCCATAGTTCTCTAGGGGAGACTCCGACCTGAGTGCCTCGTAGGTCAATCCGTTGAGCTCCCGCAGCACCTCAAGTCCGGTGAGCCTCATGGGAGGTCCGTCGAGCCCGGCGAATCGCTGCAGGCTCCGGAGGCGTTGTTTGCCGTCGAGGACGATGAACCGTCCCCGGGACTCGCGCCGCTCCGCGAGGATGATTTGCGGCACAGGGATCCCAAGGAGGAGCGACTCGATGAAGCGCGAGCGCTTGCGGTCTGACCAGACGTCACGTCGCTGGAAGGCTGGTTCGAGGTCGAAGCGGTCCCTGGCGAGTTGCTCGATCATCGTCGAGACGGTCCAGTCGGCGCCCCACGTCACGGTGGAGTCGGGGCCGATCTCCCTGGCAAGGTCGTCCTCTTCGACGTCGAGACTCAGTGCGGTCTCGTCTCCGACCATGATCGGGCTCCTCGCTGCTCCGGGCGGCTGCTGCCTGCATCCTAGGTTCGCGATCAACAGGTGCGGTGCGCATGCGACTGATCGCCGGCCGAGTCGCGGCAGGCTTGCGGATCAAACGAACTGCTACCAGAACTGCTACCGCCGCGCCCGCCGGCCGGCCGCCCCCGCCGACGACGAAGGGCCCGCCACCCACGTCACCGCAGGTCACGGGCCCTTCTTCCGGCGGAGGATGGGGGATTCGAACCCCCGAGGGTGTTACCCCAACACGCTTTCCAAGCGTGCGCCATAGGCCACTAGGCGAATCCTCCAGGCGCGCCCAGGGTACTCGACCGGACCGGCTTCTCCGAAACGGGCGACGGCGACCGGGGTGAGCGGCCACGATGGGCAGGCGGCGCACGTGCACGGACCGGCGACGGGAGGCCCCAGGGTGGTGGCGCAGGACGCGTGGAACGAGACGGCGACGACGGGCGTGCGCGTGCGGCGCGCGGACGCGGCGGACCTGACGGCGACGCGGACGGTGCTCGCCCGGGCGCTCGCGCACGACCCGTTGATGGACTGGATCTTCGGCCTGCGGGCGGACCGGTCGGCAGCGGTCGCGGCGTTCCTGTGGGCGGGCGTCGAGGAGTACGTGGTCGCGGGGACGACGTGGCTCGCGGTCGACGACCGGCGCGCGGTCGGGGCGGCGGCGTGGCGGGTCCCGGGGTCGCAGGCGGTGGGTGCGGACGGCGGTCCGCCGCTGCCGGGGCCGTCGGTCCTCGGGCTGCTGCTGCCGTCGGACCGGGTCGTGATGGTCCGTGACGGGTTCGAGGCCATGCGCGACCTGTTCCCGGACGAGCCGCACGTGCTGCTGCACTTCCTTGGCGTCGACGCCGACCGGCGCGGGTACGGGATCGGCGCGACGCTCGTCGAGGCGGGGCTGGACGCGGCACCCGACCACCTGCCGGCGCACGTCAACACGACGCTCGACAGCAACGTGCGGTTCTACGAGGCGCGCGGGTTCGAGCACGTCGGGTCGGTGCGGCTGGGGGACCGCGGGCCGGCGATGCACGGGCTGCGCCGGCCTGCACGCCGCGCCTAGTCTGACGAGGTCCGGCCCGGCGCGGACGGCGGCGGGCGACCAGCGCGACGACTGGAGCGACGGCCATGGCGCACGGCGACATCACGCACATCGACATCCCGGCCGACGACCTGGGGCGCGCCACCGCGTTCTACCGGACGGTGTTCGGGTGGGACGCGCAGGAGATCCCGGGGTACGAGGGCTACCCGATGTGGCAGGCCCCCAACAAGATCAGCGGTGGCGGGTTCACGCAGCGCGGCGGCGACCTCCAGGTGCCGCGCAGCTACGTCGAGGTCGACTCGATCGACGCGGTGCTCGCGACGGTCGAGGCGCACGGCGGCAAGGTCGTGCGCGGCAAGGAGCCCATCTCGCCGACGAGCTGGTGGGCGGTGTTCGAGGACTCGGAGGGCAACCAGCTGGGGCTGTACGAGGGCACGACGGACGCGGACCAGGGCTGATCCCGGCGGCACCGGACGCGGGGGCGCGTCGACCGCGTCAGGGCCGGTCGAACGCGGGGTGCACGGCGGGCCGGAGCCGGGCCGGGAGCGCGTCGCGCGCCCGCAGCGCGGCCTGCACGAGCTCGGGCCGTTCGAGCGCCCGCAGGCGGCGGCGTCGTCGGGCGGTCGGCCGGCCGTAGTCGGCGACCTGCGCCGCGGTCACGGCGATCGCCCGGGCGGCGTCGAGGTCGCCCGATCGCAGCGCGGTCGCGTAGTCGTCCATCGTGATCTGGAAGAGCCGGGGGACGACGAGGTCGCGCACGTAGTACCGGTGCATGCGGACGTCGTCGGGCGTCGTGCGGGCCAGCTTGTCGAGGAACACCACGCGGCTGGTGCGGAACCGCTCGCCGGCCGACGTGCTCGTCGGGTGGACGCGGAACCGGGTCAGCGACTCGCGGACGAACTCGGCGTGCCAGCCCGCGCGGAACATGCGGATGAACAGGTCGTCGTCCTCGTACCCGACGAGCTGCGGGTCGAACCCGCCGACCTCGCGGTAGGCGTCGGCGCGCAGCACGGACGCCGACGGCACGACCATGAGGTCCGCCGCGAGGAGCTCGAGCAGCGTCCGGTGCGGGTGCGGCAGCGCGTAGGTGCGGATGTAGGAGCGCGTGACGGTGCCGCCGGCGGCGTCGATCTCGTCGAAGTCGCTGTACGCCCACGCGACGTGCGGGGACTTCTCGAACGGCCGGACGAGCCGGGCGAGGTGCTGGGGGTACCAGCTGTCGTCCTGGTCGAGGAACGCGAGCAGGTCGCCGCGCGCCGCGGCCGCCGCGGTGTTGCGGGCGGCCGACTGCCCGGCGTTGGCCTGCCGCAGGACGCGGACGGGCACCGGGGAGTCGAACGCGGCGGCGAGCGCGCCGCCGCCGTCGGTCGAGCCGTCGTCGACGACGAGGATCTCGACGGGCAGCAGCGTCTGCTCGACGACGGAGCGCAGCGTGTCGCGGATGTACGCGGCGCCCTGGTACAGCGGCAGGATCGCGGTCACGGCCGCCGACCGCGGCTGGGCGGTGGCGGCGACGGGCCGGGTACCGGCGCGCACCGACCCGACGGCGCCGGTCGGCGCGGCCACGTCCGTCGGCTCCGTCGGGGTGAGCGTGCCGACCGGAGGCGCTGCGGGCGCGAGGCCGTCGACGGGGTACTGCCGGGCGACGTCGGCGCTGTCGGTCGCGTCGAAGGGCCAGGTCACCGGGCCGGCGGGCGGCCCGACCTTCTCGGCGACGACCCACGCGCCCGACTCGCTCGGGACGGCCGGCATGAGGTAGGCGTTCTCGCGCCAGTGCGCCCCGGGCGTCACGGTCACGGTGCCGGTCATGCCCGTGCGCAGCGTGCGGAAGCCCGTGGCGGGCCCGAACAGCTGCCGCAGTCCGGCGTCGGAGAGCCGCCAGAAGTCGTTCGGCTGGGCGTGCGTCGGCCACGTCCACGGCACGACGTGGCACGTGAGCCCGCCGGGGGCGAGCACGGCGGCGATCTCGGCGGCGACGATCCACGGCGCGGCGACGTGCTCGAGCAGGCTCCGGGACACGACGAGCGCGTACGTCCCGGCGGGCACGGCCGACGACAGCGCGTGCACGTCCGCGACGACGTCGACGCCCGGCCCGGGGTGGATGTCGACGTGCTGGACGACGCGTCCCGCGAAGGGCGCCTCGAGACGCGCGTACTCGTCGGGCCGGTCGGTGCGCGAGCCCAGCCACAGGACGGGACCGGGCGGCGCGGCGGCGGCGAGCTCGGCGAACAGCTCCGACTCGTCGAGCTCCGCGCGAGCGTCGTGCCGCGGCAGGGGGTGGTCCGGCAGTGCGAGGGGCACGCGGTGGTCGCCGCGCGCGGTGTGCACGACGAGCGCGACCTCGCCGTGCGGGGTTCCGGGCACGTAGGCGGCGAACCCAGCGTCGGCCACGTGCGCGTCGTCGGGCCAGAACGTCGCGAGGTCCGGGCGGGGGCGTCGCGCCGCGCGGACGGAGGTGCCGCCGACCTCGACGGACACGCCCGTCGCCGGTTCGGGTGCGGCGTGCGCCCAGCCCTCGAGGTACACGCCGGACGCGTCGCACCAGTACACGTCGACGCCGTGGTGCACGGCGGTCCCGAGCGGGCGCAGCGGGGGGACCTCGTCCGTGGCGCCCTGCGCGGCGGCGAGCGTCACGTGCGCGTGCGCGGCCGCCGCGATCGCCTGCGCGTGCGCGTCACCGGGGTGCTCGGCGGCGGCGTCGGCGGCCGTCGTGAACCACAGGCGCGCGGCCCGCGGGTCGCCGGTGTTGAGCGCCCGCATCCCGAGCGAGAGGAGCGCGTCGAGCGCGGTCGTCGACCAGCGGCCGTCGCTGCGGGCCAGGCGGGGCGCGTCGTCCGCGACGTGGCCGACGAGCGGACCGGCGTCGGCGTACCGGCCGCGCGCGACGAGCTCGACGAGGACGTGGCAGCGGCGGCCCGCGACCCGGTCGCGGGCGTCGGGCGTGGACGTGTCGACGTGCTCGGGCAGCTCGAGCGCGAGGGCGGCCGCCTCGGCGGGCCGGGTGCGGGCCAGGGCGACCGCCCGGTGCACGGCGGCCTCGAACCGGACGTCGAGCGCGTCGAGGTCGGTGGGGTGCGTGCCGATCCACGCGATCGCGGCGGCCTGCGCGAGCGCGAGGTACCGCTCGGCGGCGGTGGCGTCGTCGCGCGCCAGCAGGCACGTCATGCCGATCGCGTGCGCCGCGCCGGGCAGCGCCCACGACGCGTCCGCCCCCGCGCGCAGCGCCGCGAGCGCCGCGTCGGGGTCGTCGAGGTCGACGCCGTGCCGGGCGCGGACCGTCTCGACCATGCGGGGGATCGCCTTCTCGGCCTCGTCGAACGCGCCCCGGGCGACGAGCGAGCGCACGAGGCGCGTCGCGGTGCCGACGGCGAGCGCGCCCGACGGGTCGGCGTCGGCGGCGCGGTGGGCGTAGTACTCCTCGAGCACGGCGGGCGGGAGGTGCCGGTCCCAGTGCGGTGCGGGTGCGGAGGTGTCGTCGGTCGCGAACGCGACGAGCGTGAGGCCCTCGCGGCGGACCTCGGCGACCGCGAACCCGGCCTTCCGCAGCAGGTCGCGCAGGCCGTCGCGCGTCGCGAGGACGGTGTGCAGGCCGGCGCTGAGGGCCGCGACGACCTCCGGCTCGGGCGACTCGGGCGTGACGTGCTCGGCGGCGGGGGTCGTGAGCAGGACGATCCCCGTCGGACCCGCGTGGCGGCGCAGGACGCGCGCGAAGTCGAGCGGAGCGGGCACGTGCTCGATGACCTCGCTCGCGAGGATCAGGTCGAACGTGCCGCCCAGGTCCGACTCCGTCGTGAGGAAGTCGTGGACGATCGGCACGTCGAGCTCGGCCGCGCCGCGGACCGCCGCGTACGACG
The sequence above is a segment of the Cellulomonas fimi genome. Coding sequences within it:
- a CDS encoding DUF262 domain-containing protein, producing MVGDETALSLDVEEDDLAREIGPDSTVTWGADWTVSTMIEQLARDRFDLEPAFQRRDVWSDRKRSRFIESLLLGIPVPQIILAERRESRGRFIVLDGKQRLRSLQRFAGLDGPPMRLTGLEVLRELNGLTYEALRSESPLENYGAALENQAIRAVVLRDWQNESLLYLTFLRLNFNVVGLSPQELRRALHPGPFMEFVMQRSTESPGIKRFLNIKDPDFRMRDAEILIRHIGLSLRLEDYRGNLRRFLDETCEFGNREWRTWASDVSDLADGLDRAVETTHEIFGRDAFKRPSYRGYETRRNRAVLDVMAWYFQHRDVAAAALESGSAVKAAFEDLCRTDPTFSDFLVATTKSVSAVRGRLAIWGDRLATVLPEVDLPRA
- a CDS encoding glycosyltransferase, with protein sequence MAGLTWGGPARDLDCRICGTSGTADGVVTTVGLDGADIHGVRCATCGALDLLPVAGASGSDDVQVDEYVEGGAGVGTIATALAAVDPARVRRFLDVGCNYGFALDVARFAHGWEVLGIDPSYAAVRGAAELDVPIVHDFLTTESDLGGTFDLILASEVIEHVPAPLDFARVLRRHAGPTGIVLLTTPAAEHVTPESPEPEVVAALSAGLHTVLATRDGLRDLLRKAGFAVAEVRREGLTLVAFATDDTSAPAPHWDRHLPPAVLEEYYAHRAADADPSGALAVGTATRLVRSLVARGAFDEAEKAIPRMVETVRARHGVDLDDPDAALAALRAGADASWALPGAAHAIGMTCLLARDDATAAERYLALAQAAAIAWIGTHPTDLDALDVRFEAAVHRAVALARTRPAEAAALALELPEHVDTSTPDARDRVAGRRCHVLVELVARGRYADAGPLVGHVADDAPRLARSDGRWSTTALDALLSLGMRALNTGDPRAARLWFTTAADAAAEHPGDAHAQAIAAAAHAHVTLAAAQGATDEVPPLRPLGTAVHHGVDVYWCDASGVYLEGWAHAAPEPATGVSVEVGGTSVRAARRPRPDLATFWPDDAHVADAGFAAYVPGTPHGEVALVVHTARGDHRVPLALPDHPLPRHDARAELDESELFAELAAAAPPGPVLWLGSRTDRPDEYARLEAPFAGRVVQHVDIHPGPGVDVVADVHALSSAVPAGTYALVVSRSLLEHVAAPWIVAAEIAAVLAPGGLTCHVVPWTWPTHAQPNDFWRLSDAGLRQLFGPATGFRTLRTGMTGTVTVTPGAHWRENAYLMPAVPSESGAWVVAEKVGPPAGPVTWPFDATDSADVARQYPVDGLAPAAPPVGTLTPTEPTDVAAPTGAVGSVRAGTRPVAATAQPRSAAVTAILPLYQGAAYIRDTLRSVVEQTLLPVEILVVDDGSTDGGGALAAAFDSPVPVRVLRQANAGQSAARNTAAAAARGDLLAFLDQDDSWYPQHLARLVRPFEKSPHVAWAYSDFDEIDAAGGTVTRSYIRTYALPHPHRTLLELLAADLMVVPSASVLRADAYREVGGFDPQLVGYEDDDLFIRMFRAGWHAEFVRESLTRFRVHPTSTSAGERFRTSRVVFLDKLARTTPDDVRMHRYYVRDLVVPRLFQITMDDYATALRSGDLDAARAIAVTAAQVADYGRPTARRRRRLRALERPELVQAALRARDALPARLRPAVHPAFDRP
- a CDS encoding GNAT family N-acetyltransferase codes for the protein MVAQDAWNETATTGVRVRRADAADLTATRTVLARALAHDPLMDWIFGLRADRSAAVAAFLWAGVEEYVVAGTTWLAVDDRRAVGAAAWRVPGSQAVGADGGPPLPGPSVLGLLLPSDRVVMVRDGFEAMRDLFPDEPHVLLHFLGVDADRRGYGIGATLVEAGLDAAPDHLPAHVNTTLDSNVRFYEARGFEHVGSVRLGDRGPAMHGLRRPARRA
- a CDS encoding VOC family protein, producing MAHGDITHIDIPADDLGRATAFYRTVFGWDAQEIPGYEGYPMWQAPNKISGGGFTQRGGDLQVPRSYVEVDSIDAVLATVEAHGGKVVRGKEPISPTSWWAVFEDSEGNQLGLYEGTTDADQG